A single genomic interval of Brevibacillus brevis harbors:
- a CDS encoding trans-sulfuration enzyme family protein encodes MINVAERFETKTVHIGHDPLRGVKSKTTPIYQTSVFAFEGLEEVEQYYVGEGDYLYTRNGNPNQAELARAIAALEGAEAGVSAASGMGAIMAGLLAVLSPGDHVLASHEIYGGTYALLHKELSRFGIELTCIQLGQKTKLADHVRPTTRLFFLETITNPLLTVVDLPYWIKEAKSLGLTVMVDNTFATPYLVQPISFGADLVVHSGTKYIGGHSDVTSGALVGAQATIKRATEIVANYGASLSPFEAWLTSRGLKTLAVRMERQCDNASQIAAFLREHPAVGQVYYPSPTDTFFFSRQKQGAMVSFVLTDETKIYDFYRALDWIKLAPSLAGVETSVSHPVTTSHRAFSEEQRKETGITMGLVRLSVGIEAVSDIQLALDAALGK; translated from the coding sequence GTGATCAATGTGGCAGAGCGATTTGAGACCAAAACGGTACATATCGGACATGACCCTTTGCGGGGAGTAAAAAGCAAAACTACACCGATTTATCAAACCTCTGTTTTTGCCTTCGAAGGCTTGGAAGAAGTAGAACAGTACTACGTCGGCGAAGGAGACTACTTGTACACCCGAAATGGCAATCCCAACCAAGCGGAGTTGGCTCGTGCAATCGCTGCTTTAGAAGGTGCAGAAGCAGGTGTCAGTGCTGCCTCCGGTATGGGAGCGATCATGGCGGGTTTACTTGCCGTTCTTTCTCCTGGAGATCACGTGCTGGCTTCCCATGAAATTTATGGCGGTACCTACGCTCTACTGCACAAGGAGCTGTCGCGATTTGGAATCGAGCTTACATGCATCCAGCTTGGCCAAAAGACAAAGCTTGCTGATCATGTTCGCCCAACTACGCGGCTGTTTTTCTTGGAGACTATCACCAATCCGCTATTGACTGTTGTCGATCTGCCTTACTGGATCAAGGAAGCAAAAAGTCTTGGCTTAACCGTCATGGTGGATAATACGTTTGCGACCCCGTATTTGGTACAACCCATTTCATTCGGAGCAGATCTCGTGGTACATAGTGGAACGAAATACATAGGTGGACATAGCGATGTGACGTCAGGTGCTCTGGTTGGAGCACAGGCGACAATCAAGCGTGCCACAGAGATCGTAGCCAACTACGGTGCATCGCTCAGTCCCTTTGAGGCCTGGTTGACATCGCGTGGTTTGAAAACATTGGCAGTGAGAATGGAGCGTCAATGCGATAATGCTAGCCAGATTGCTGCGTTTCTTCGTGAGCATCCAGCAGTTGGGCAAGTGTATTACCCAAGTCCTACGGATACTTTCTTTTTTTCACGGCAAAAGCAGGGAGCAATGGTATCCTTTGTTCTCACAGACGAGACGAAGATCTACGACTTTTACCGGGCACTTGACTGGATCAAGCTGGCTCCGTCTCTTGCTGGTGTGGAGACGAGTGTTTCTCATCCTGTTACGACGTCCCACCGTGCTTTTTCTGAAGAGCAGCGCAAGGAAACGGGAATTACGATGGGCCTGGTACGGTTATCGGTCGGAATCGAGGCTGTTTCCGACATTCAGTTAGCATTAGATGCTGCATTAGGTAAATAA
- a CDS encoding peptidylprolyl isomerase produces the protein MRKMMTTLFTCLTAIALVTGCSTGSNEAAPNQPTTPAEKPASKEPANPPGPTGEKKYEKAPAMQIDKAKDYQAKITTSMGDITIDLFEKDAPIAVNNFVFLAKDKFYDGITFHRVIKDFMIQTGDPLGSGMGGPGYTFEDELKTGHKYEAGVVAMANSGKNTNGSQFFIGSGPDVTGLDNSPNYTIFGKVTGGMDVVQKIAGTKVKKNPQTGEPSVPEQTITIKSITITEK, from the coding sequence ATGAGAAAGATGATGACAACTCTGTTCACATGTCTGACGGCAATCGCCTTGGTTACGGGTTGTTCCACAGGAAGCAATGAAGCCGCTCCTAATCAGCCGACTACGCCAGCAGAGAAACCAGCATCCAAGGAGCCAGCTAACCCACCGGGCCCAACCGGAGAGAAGAAATACGAGAAGGCTCCGGCAATGCAGATTGACAAAGCAAAGGACTATCAAGCAAAAATCACTACTTCCATGGGTGACATTACGATCGATCTGTTCGAAAAGGATGCGCCAATTGCTGTCAATAACTTTGTTTTCCTCGCAAAGGACAAGTTCTATGACGGCATCACGTTCCACCGCGTCATCAAAGATTTCATGATTCAAACAGGCGATCCATTGGGTAGTGGCATGGGTGGCCCTGGTTACACGTTTGAAGACGAATTGAAAACTGGTCATAAATACGAAGCAGGCGTGGTTGCCATGGCGAATTCCGGTAAAAACACAAATGGTAGCCAATTCTTCATTGGTTCCGGACCTGACGTGACAGGATTGGACAACTCTCCGAATTACACGATTTTCGGAAAAGTTACGGGTGGCATGGATGTCGTTCAAAAAATTGCCGGAACAAAAGTAAAGAAAAACCCACAAACGGGTGAACCAAGTGTTCCTGAGCAAACGATTACCATTAAATCCATTACGATTACAGAAAAATAA
- a CDS encoding cell wall hydrolase — protein MLTREAPTRFFFFLNSIGLMLLCLFVTPTSAMAPQPVQILPVLGSAQAPSEQVSKKEKKTTTSATATKRESVQVSRDSRPKVVRNGKVKVSERDMELLARLVYAEGRGEPYEGQVAIAAVVLNRVASDEFPNTVREVIYAPNAFSPVHDGNLTHKSNESTRKAVQDALNGKDPSNGSLYFFNPDTATSKWIWSRPVTVEIGNHRFAR, from the coding sequence ATGTTGACACGAGAAGCGCCAACGCGCTTTTTCTTCTTTTTGAACAGTATTGGCTTGATGCTGTTATGTTTATTTGTCACACCGACAAGTGCAATGGCACCACAGCCAGTACAAATCCTACCTGTTCTCGGTAGTGCACAGGCGCCATCGGAACAAGTTTCGAAGAAGGAAAAGAAAACAACCACATCTGCTACAGCAACAAAACGCGAGTCTGTGCAGGTTAGTCGTGATAGTCGCCCAAAAGTGGTTCGCAATGGAAAAGTGAAGGTTTCGGAAAGGGATATGGAACTGCTCGCCCGGTTAGTGTATGCGGAAGGCCGGGGAGAACCGTATGAAGGACAGGTAGCGATTGCTGCCGTTGTATTGAATCGGGTTGCTTCAGATGAATTTCCAAATACGGTACGGGAGGTTATTTATGCTCCCAATGCGTTTTCGCCTGTCCATGACGGCAATTTGACACATAAATCAAATGAAAGCACGAGAAAAGCGGTCCAGGACGCGCTGAACGGGAAGGATCCGAGCAATGGTTCCTTGTACTTCTTCAATCCGGATACGGCTACATCGAAATGGATTTGGTCACGCCCTGTAACGGTAGAAATCGGTAACCATCGTTTTGCTCGTTAA
- a CDS encoding SDR family NAD(P)-dependent oxidoreductase produces MTRFDLHGKKAIITGAGRGIGKALALGIAEAGAKVAVVSRTASDLQEVVSEIEAKGGVAFPVEADLTVSDAAERIVKQAVEGLGGVHILINNAGMNIRKKAHEVTEEEWDRVVDLNLKAAFFMSQAAGKYMCEQRYGRIVNIASVAGVVALRTGVAYGASKAGLIQMTRVLALEWSKFGVNVNAIAPWYFRTPLTESLLSDEAFVQEVLQRTPSGRIGDVEDLVGPAIFLSSDAASYISGQTISVDGGMSIYGFDKKRGIPSWECLIIGGD; encoded by the coding sequence ATGACACGTTTTGATTTGCATGGAAAGAAAGCAATTATAACAGGTGCTGGAAGAGGGATTGGGAAGGCACTGGCGTTGGGAATCGCAGAAGCGGGTGCCAAGGTTGCGGTAGTCTCGCGAACAGCTTCTGATTTGCAAGAAGTGGTATCGGAGATTGAAGCAAAAGGCGGAGTGGCTTTCCCCGTCGAGGCTGACTTGACTGTGTCTGATGCAGCGGAACGTATTGTGAAGCAAGCTGTCGAAGGATTAGGGGGTGTTCATATCCTGATCAACAATGCAGGTATGAATATCCGCAAAAAAGCTCATGAGGTAACGGAAGAAGAGTGGGACAGAGTAGTGGATTTGAATTTGAAAGCAGCATTTTTCATGAGTCAAGCTGCTGGCAAATACATGTGCGAGCAGCGCTATGGCAGAATCGTCAATATCGCTTCGGTCGCGGGTGTAGTAGCGCTTCGTACGGGTGTCGCGTATGGTGCCAGCAAAGCGGGGCTCATCCAGATGACAAGGGTGCTGGCATTAGAATGGAGCAAGTTTGGCGTCAACGTAAATGCGATCGCACCGTGGTATTTTCGTACGCCACTGACAGAGAGCTTGCTTAGCGACGAAGCGTTCGTCCAAGAGGTGTTGCAGCGAACCCCGAGTGGCCGAATCGGGGATGTCGAGGACTTGGTAGGACCAGCGATTTTCTTGTCCTCTGATGCAGCTTCATACATATCGGGCCAAACCATTTCGGTTGATGGCGGCATGTCTATATACGGGTTTGATAAAAAAAGGGGCATTCCCAGTTGGGAATGCCTAATTATTGGGGGCGATTGA
- a CDS encoding YfhH family protein produces the protein MRLYSQMTLAELQEEMERLHVEAKEKKKLGDHSQLAIITQKYFMAKSYYLGTGEFRIGSKYSVPDYDQPFTIDYFNGVFAWGRFPDSDEQTGFPVGMLELWFD, from the coding sequence TTGCGTTTGTACAGTCAAATGACACTCGCCGAGCTGCAGGAGGAAATGGAGCGCCTGCACGTCGAAGCGAAAGAAAAAAAGAAGCTTGGTGATCACTCACAGCTTGCGATCATTACACAAAAGTACTTCATGGCGAAATCGTACTATTTAGGAACGGGTGAGTTCCGAATCGGCAGCAAATACAGCGTGCCAGACTACGATCAGCCGTTTACAATTGATTATTTCAACGGCGTCTTTGCTTGGGGACGTTTCCCTGATTCGGACGAACAAACAGGTTTTCCAGTAGGAATGCTGGAACTGTGGTTTGATTAA
- a CDS encoding RCC1 domain-containing protein has protein sequence MKSRLPAIITGLILIFVLIGFGTVQDFMPFLQKASSAPESGQSLTPLNNTTTKGERSNKAEFSRFHKPDRSTELASYYDRHLAMKDGKVYGWTGNEKPKLMLDNAIQVGVSDQVSYALLSSGTLVSWTDEVRDAKEVTRDVSFFSAGKTGLFVIRKDGSLWRYAAPDQEGVQIASGGIAYASIGDGADYYITEQGHVFVKGLAHRGQYGDGRLESTPDYMKVAEDAVQVKGHTGHAILLKKNGDVQGTGGNIFGPLSTHGLGDKATTWGTIFHDAKMVATGASHSAAIRNDNTLWLWGKTVGTTPVQVMERVVAIAAGTDVTIAKTEDGRIWFWKLGEKPKIWLE, from the coding sequence ATGAAGAGTCGATTGCCAGCCATAATAACCGGACTCATTCTGATCTTTGTCCTAATCGGATTCGGAACGGTTCAGGACTTCATGCCTTTTCTCCAAAAAGCCTCGTCTGCACCTGAGTCAGGACAATCCCTTACGCCGCTAAACAACACAACAACAAAAGGTGAGCGTTCGAATAAGGCGGAATTTTCACGCTTTCATAAGCCTGACCGCTCAACTGAGCTTGCCTCCTATTACGATCGGCATCTCGCCATGAAGGATGGGAAAGTATATGGCTGGACTGGCAATGAAAAGCCGAAGCTTATGCTTGACAACGCCATACAAGTAGGCGTAAGTGATCAAGTGAGCTACGCCTTATTGTCTTCCGGTACGCTAGTTTCGTGGACGGATGAAGTACGAGATGCCAAGGAGGTTACGCGCGATGTTTCCTTCTTCTCCGCTGGAAAAACCGGATTGTTCGTGATTAGAAAAGACGGAAGCCTGTGGAGATATGCAGCCCCGGATCAAGAGGGGGTTCAAATTGCTTCTGGAGGCATTGCGTACGCGAGCATTGGGGACGGAGCAGACTATTACATAACGGAGCAAGGACACGTATTCGTGAAAGGTCTTGCCCACAGAGGTCAGTACGGAGATGGCCGTCTGGAGAGTACGCCAGATTATATGAAGGTCGCTGAGGATGCCGTCCAGGTCAAAGGGCACACCGGTCATGCGATCCTCTTGAAAAAGAATGGAGACGTGCAAGGTACGGGGGGCAATATTTTCGGACCGCTCAGCACGCACGGACTCGGTGACAAAGCGACAACTTGGGGGACAATTTTCCACGATGCCAAGATGGTTGCTACTGGCGCATCGCATTCGGCGGCAATCCGGAACGATAATACGTTGTGGCTATGGGGGAAAACGGTAGGTACGACCCCTGTCCAAGTGATGGAACGAGTCGTTGCAATTGCAGCAGGAACAGACGTAACGATAGCGAAAACCGAGGATGGGCGCATTTGGTTCTGGAAGCTCGGCGAGAAGCCAAAGATTTGGTTAGAGTAA